A genomic window from Nocardioides rotundus includes:
- a CDS encoding MCE family protein, translating to MSRTTTTLRALRAGVLLLVCSLLLAGCDFSVYKAPLPGGADTGDDPIQVKAEFRDVLDLVPQSTVKLNDVTVGKVTDISLRGYTAVVTMELKRGLDLPDNTRAELRQTSLLGEKFVSLTEPTGGSSPNPLQNGDVIGLDRTGRNPEVEEVLGALSLLLNGGGVGQLKTIASELNTALEGREGSTRSLLQQVDLLMTQLDRRKGDIVNAIEALNRLSKTANGQIDTIDAALRELPSALDTIDAQRDELVRMLTALDRLSEVGVRVIRASKDATIESLRQLNPVLTQIANSGDNFVKAFNVFLTYPFVDEVVGRDPQVARNLHMGDYVNLSIELDLNIALQNTGGEVVEEVCTTLNEIQDQVNEQLPANATLDEVLAFIDSIDDNLCGGAQRILDQCLDAPTLGRLSNCLSRNLEVTIRRLTQGTVDTVCQILGIKEDQCPELGGGGGGGLLPELPGITGGGSGGSGGLLGGLGRAPFGRGDPRGATMGQLSAQYDPALVSLLVPGLVTE from the coding sequence ATGAGCAGGACCACGACGACACTGCGGGCGCTGCGGGCCGGCGTACTCCTGCTGGTCTGCTCGCTGCTCCTGGCGGGCTGCGACTTCAGCGTCTACAAGGCGCCGCTGCCCGGTGGTGCGGACACCGGCGACGACCCGATCCAGGTCAAGGCGGAGTTCCGCGACGTGCTCGACCTGGTGCCGCAGTCGACGGTGAAGCTCAACGACGTCACCGTCGGCAAGGTCACCGACATCTCCCTGCGCGGCTACACCGCCGTGGTGACCATGGAGCTCAAGCGCGGGCTGGACCTGCCGGACAACACCCGCGCGGAGCTGCGCCAGACCAGCCTGCTGGGCGAGAAGTTCGTCTCCCTGACCGAGCCGACCGGCGGATCCTCGCCGAACCCGCTGCAGAACGGCGACGTGATCGGGCTGGACCGCACCGGGCGCAACCCCGAGGTGGAGGAGGTGCTCGGCGCGCTGAGCCTGCTGCTCAACGGCGGCGGCGTCGGGCAGCTCAAGACGATCGCGAGCGAGCTCAACACCGCTCTGGAGGGGCGCGAGGGCTCGACCCGCTCGCTGCTGCAGCAGGTGGATCTGCTGATGACCCAGCTGGACCGGCGCAAGGGCGACATCGTGAACGCGATCGAGGCGCTGAACCGGCTCAGCAAGACCGCGAACGGGCAGATCGACACCATCGACGCCGCGCTGCGCGAGCTGCCCAGCGCGCTGGACACCATCGACGCCCAGCGCGACGAGCTGGTCCGGATGCTCACGGCCCTGGACCGCCTCTCCGAGGTCGGAGTCCGGGTGATCCGGGCCTCCAAGGACGCGACGATCGAGAGCCTCCGGCAGCTGAACCCGGTCCTCACCCAGATCGCCAACTCCGGCGACAACTTCGTCAAGGCGTTCAACGTCTTCCTCACCTACCCCTTCGTCGACGAGGTCGTCGGTCGGGACCCGCAGGTGGCGCGCAACCTGCACATGGGCGACTACGTCAACCTCTCCATCGAGCTCGACCTCAACATCGCGCTGCAGAACACCGGCGGCGAGGTCGTCGAGGAGGTCTGCACCACGCTCAACGAGATCCAGGACCAGGTGAACGAGCAGCTGCCCGCCAACGCCACCCTGGACGAGGTGCTGGCCTTCATCGACAGCATCGACGACAACCTGTGCGGCGGTGCGCAGCGGATCCTCGACCAGTGTCTGGACGCGCCCACGCTGGGCCGGCTGAGCAACTGCCTGTCCCGCAACCTCGAGGTGACCATCCGGCGGCTCACGCAGGGCACCGTCGACACCGTCTGCCAGATCCTCGGGATCAAGGAGGACCAGTGCCCCGAGCTCGGCGGGGGCGGAGGCGGGGGGCTGCTCCCCGAGCTGCCCGGCATCACGGGCGGGGGGTCGGGGGGCTCCGGCGGTCTGCTCGGCGGCCTCGGTCGCGCGCCGTTCGGCCGCGGTGACCCGCGAGGCGCCACGATGGGCCAGCTGTCGGCGCAGTACGACCCCGCCCTGGTCTCCCTGCTCGTGCCGGGGTTGGTGACCGAATGA
- a CDS encoding J domain-containing protein: MSLSYYDLLDVDPSAGPDEIRAAWRRAVEGLDPTDRRFRAYNAAAETLLDPERRVEYDVGLAAEAISTPEEDAAHTTQPSSARPARRSGRAAPTASPTHDQQGVITERQRRTPPAWLLVALALSTLAALAIGAWILRTPSDAEVEEQTRAAQAAAERAVVPLLSYDAGNLEESKQAAHAVLTDRYRKTYDQFFEGVVQQNAPNTGTRIEVRPPLASAIARSGEDRVQVLLFVDRPTTNKKTSTPVVYKDQVTLTMVRRGDRWLVDGIDTTPLAE; the protein is encoded by the coding sequence GTGAGCCTGAGCTACTACGACCTGCTGGACGTGGACCCCTCGGCCGGACCGGACGAGATCCGCGCCGCGTGGCGGCGCGCCGTCGAGGGCCTGGACCCCACCGACCGGCGCTTCCGTGCCTACAACGCCGCCGCCGAGACGCTGCTGGACCCCGAGAGGCGGGTGGAGTACGACGTGGGGCTGGCCGCCGAGGCCATCTCCACGCCCGAGGAGGACGCCGCCCACACAACACAGCCCTCGTCGGCGCGGCCCGCGCGCCGGTCGGGGCGCGCGGCTCCGACCGCGTCGCCCACGCACGACCAGCAGGGCGTGATCACCGAGCGGCAGCGCCGTACGCCGCCGGCCTGGCTGCTGGTCGCCCTGGCGCTCAGCACCCTGGCCGCGCTGGCGATCGGCGCGTGGATCCTCCGCACCCCCTCCGACGCGGAGGTCGAGGAGCAGACCCGGGCGGCCCAGGCCGCGGCCGAGCGGGCCGTCGTACCCCTCCTGTCCTATGACGCGGGCAACCTGGAGGAGTCCAAGCAGGCGGCGCACGCGGTGCTCACCGACCGCTACCGCAAGACCTACGACCAGTTCTTCGAGGGCGTGGTGCAGCAGAACGCGCCGAACACCGGAACGCGGATCGAGGTCCGTCCCCCGCTCGCCTCGGCGATCGCCCGCAGCGGGGAGGACCGGGTCCAGGTGCTGCTGTTCGTGGACCGGCCGACGACCAACAAGAAGACCTCCACGCCGGTGGTCTACAAGGACCAGGTCACCCTCACCATGGTGCGCCGTGGCGACCGGTGGCTGGTGGACGGGATCGACACCACGCCGCTGGCGGAGTAG
- the rpoB gene encoding DNA-directed RNA polymerase subunit beta, whose amino-acid sequence MTRSFEGHILAASTTDNSRRISFAKITEPLEVPQLLSLQTDSFDWLVGNEAWEQQVQARVDAGEDVSPKSGLEEIFEEISPIEDFSETMSLSFENPVFYDPKYTVEECKEKDFTYSAPLYVSAEFTNNETGEIKGQTVFMGDFPLMTPKGTFIINGTERVVVSQLVRSPGVYFERSADKTSDKDVYTAKLIPSRGAWLEFEVDKRDTVGVRLDRKRKQNVTVLLKALGWTNEQIREEFGQYESMMLTLEKDNTADQREALLDIYRKLRPGEPPTEEAAQTLLNNYYFNPKRYDLAKVGRYKVNKKLGLTEAFDQQTLTIDDIVATIRFIVQLHASGSPAEPVDLVDSEGNVVMGSDDKPIKVQSDDIDHFGNRRMRTVGELIQNQLRTGLARMERVVRERMTTQDVEAITPQSLINIRPVVAALKEFFGTSQLSQFMDQTNPIAGLTHKRRLSALGPGGLSRDRAGMEVRDVHPSHYGRMCPIETPEGPNIGLIGSLASYGRINPFGFVETPYRRVVEGVVTDQVDYLTADDEDRYVIAQANAELDADGRFVDERVLVRQRDGEFDAVLAGEVDYMDVSPRQMVSVATALIPFLEHDDANRALMGANMQRQAVPLISTDSPLVGTGIEYRAAVDAGDVVTADKAGVVKDVSADLVEIMNDDGTYSSYRLAKFRRSNQGTCINQRPLVAEGDRVEAGGPIADGPSTDDAEMALGANLLVAFMPWQGHNYEDAIILSQRLVQEDMLTSIHIEEHEVDARDTKLGPEEITRDIPNVGDDLLADLDERGIIRVGAEVTTGDILVGKVTPKGETELTPEERLLRAIFGEKAREVRDTSMKVPHGESGTVIGVREFNREDGDELPPGVNQLVRVYVAQKRKISVGDKLAGRHGNKGVIAKILPIEDMPFMEDGTPVDVILNPLGVPRRMNIGQILELHLGWLAKQGWDLSLSEDSEDEWKQRLIKIHADKAEPDTKVATPVFDGAREDEITGLLSSALPNRDGERMIKENGKATLFDGRSGEPFPDPISVGYMYILKLHHLVDDKIHARSTGPYSMITQQPLGGKAQFGGQRFGEMEVWAMEAYGAAYALQELLTIKSDDVPGRVKVYEAIVKGENIPDSGIPESFKVLVKEMQSLCLNVEVLSQDGSAIEMKDAEDDVFRAAEELGIDLSRREPSSVEEV is encoded by the coding sequence ATCACGCGTTCCTTCGAAGGACACATCTTGGCCGCGAGCACGACTGACAACTCCCGCCGCATCTCGTTCGCAAAGATCACCGAACCCCTCGAAGTCCCGCAGCTCCTCTCGCTCCAGACCGACAGCTTCGACTGGCTGGTCGGCAACGAGGCGTGGGAGCAGCAGGTCCAGGCCCGCGTCGACGCCGGCGAGGACGTCTCGCCGAAGTCGGGGCTGGAGGAGATCTTCGAGGAGATCTCCCCGATCGAGGACTTCTCCGAGACGATGTCGCTCTCGTTCGAGAACCCGGTGTTCTACGACCCGAAGTACACCGTGGAGGAGTGCAAGGAGAAGGACTTCACCTACTCCGCGCCCCTCTACGTCTCCGCCGAGTTCACCAACAACGAGACCGGCGAGATCAAGGGCCAGACCGTCTTCATGGGCGACTTCCCGCTCATGACCCCCAAGGGCACCTTCATCATCAACGGCACCGAGCGGGTCGTCGTCTCCCAGCTCGTGCGCTCCCCGGGCGTCTACTTCGAGCGCTCGGCCGACAAGACCTCCGACAAGGACGTCTACACCGCCAAGCTGATCCCCAGCCGCGGCGCCTGGCTGGAGTTCGAGGTCGACAAGCGCGACACCGTCGGCGTCCGCCTGGACCGCAAGCGCAAGCAGAACGTCACCGTGCTGCTCAAGGCGCTGGGCTGGACCAACGAGCAGATCCGCGAGGAGTTCGGCCAGTACGAGTCGATGATGCTCACGCTGGAGAAGGACAACACCGCCGACCAGCGCGAGGCCCTGCTCGACATCTACCGCAAGCTGCGCCCGGGCGAGCCCCCCACGGAGGAGGCCGCGCAGACGCTGCTGAACAACTACTACTTCAACCCCAAGCGCTACGACCTGGCCAAGGTCGGCCGCTACAAGGTGAACAAGAAGCTCGGGCTGACCGAGGCGTTCGACCAGCAGACCCTCACCATCGACGACATCGTCGCGACCATCCGCTTCATCGTGCAGCTGCACGCGAGCGGCTCGCCGGCCGAGCCGGTCGACCTGGTCGACTCCGAGGGCAACGTGGTCATGGGCTCCGACGACAAGCCGATCAAGGTGCAGTCCGACGACATCGACCACTTCGGCAACCGCCGCATGCGGACCGTCGGCGAGCTGATCCAGAACCAGCTGCGCACCGGCCTGGCCCGGATGGAGCGCGTGGTCCGGGAGCGGATGACCACCCAGGACGTCGAGGCCATCACGCCGCAGTCCCTGATCAACATCCGTCCGGTCGTCGCGGCGCTGAAGGAGTTCTTCGGCACCTCGCAGCTCTCGCAGTTCATGGACCAGACCAACCCGATCGCGGGGCTGACGCACAAGCGCCGGCTCTCCGCGCTCGGCCCCGGCGGCCTCTCCCGCGACCGCGCGGGCATGGAGGTCCGTGACGTCCACCCGTCGCACTACGGCCGGATGTGCCCGATCGAGACCCCTGAGGGCCCGAACATCGGCCTGATCGGCTCGCTGGCCTCCTACGGCCGGATCAACCCGTTCGGCTTCGTGGAGACGCCGTACCGCCGGGTGGTCGAGGGTGTCGTCACCGACCAGGTCGACTACCTCACCGCCGACGACGAGGACCGCTACGTCATCGCGCAGGCCAACGCCGAGCTCGACGCGGACGGTCGCTTCGTCGACGAGCGGGTGCTGGTGCGCCAGCGCGACGGCGAGTTCGACGCCGTGCTGGCCGGCGAGGTCGACTACATGGACGTCTCGCCGCGCCAGATGGTGTCGGTCGCGACCGCGCTGATCCCGTTCCTCGAGCACGACGACGCCAACCGCGCGCTCATGGGCGCCAACATGCAGCGGCAGGCCGTTCCGCTGATCAGCACCGACTCCCCGCTGGTCGGCACCGGCATCGAGTACCGCGCCGCGGTCGACGCCGGTGACGTGGTCACCGCGGACAAGGCCGGTGTGGTCAAGGACGTCTCGGCCGACCTGGTCGAGATCATGAACGACGACGGCACCTACTCCTCCTACCGCCTGGCGAAGTTCCGCCGGTCCAACCAGGGCACCTGCATCAACCAGCGTCCGCTGGTCGCCGAGGGTGACCGGGTGGAGGCCGGTGGCCCGATCGCCGACGGCCCGTCGACCGACGACGCCGAGATGGCGCTGGGCGCGAACCTGCTGGTCGCGTTCATGCCGTGGCAGGGCCACAACTACGAGGACGCCATCATCCTGTCCCAGCGCCTGGTGCAGGAGGACATGCTCACCTCGATCCACATCGAGGAGCACGAGGTCGACGCGCGCGACACCAAACTGGGCCCGGAGGAGATCACCCGGGACATCCCCAACGTGGGTGACGACCTGCTCGCCGACCTCGACGAGCGCGGCATCATCCGGGTCGGCGCGGAGGTCACCACCGGTGACATCCTCGTCGGCAAGGTGACGCCGAAGGGCGAGACCGAGCTGACCCCCGAGGAGCGGCTGCTCCGCGCGATCTTCGGCGAGAAGGCGCGCGAGGTGCGCGACACCTCGATGAAGGTCCCGCACGGTGAGTCCGGAACCGTCATCGGCGTCCGCGAGTTCAACCGCGAGGACGGCGACGAGCTGCCCCCGGGCGTGAACCAGCTGGTCCGGGTCTACGTCGCCCAGAAGCGCAAGATCTCCGTCGGCGACAAGCTCGCCGGCCGGCACGGCAACAAGGGCGTCATCGCGAAGATCCTGCCGATCGAGGACATGCCGTTCATGGAGGACGGCACCCCGGTCGACGTGATCCTCAACCCGCTCGGTGTGCCCCGCCGGATGAACATCGGCCAGATCCTCGAGCTGCACCTGGGCTGGCTCGCCAAGCAGGGCTGGGACCTCTCGCTCTCGGAGGACTCCGAGGACGAGTGGAAGCAGCGGCTGATCAAGATCCACGCGGACAAGGCCGAGCCGGACACCAAGGTGGCGACGCCGGTGTTCGACGGTGCCCGCGAGGACGAGATCACCGGCCTGCTGAGCTCGGCGCTGCCGAACCGCGACGGTGAGCGGATGATCAAGGAGAACGGCAAGGCGACGCTCTTCGACGGGCGCTCCGGCGAGCCGTTCCCGGACCCGATCTCGGTCGGGTACATGTACATCCTCAAGCTCCACCACCTGGTCGACGACAAGATCCACGCCCGCTCGACCGGCCCCTACTCGATGATCACGCAGCAGCCCCTGGGCGGTAAGGCCCAGTTCGGCGGCCAGCGGTTCGGCGAGATGGAGGTCTGGGCGATGGAGGCCTACGGCGCGGCGTACGCGCTGCAGGAGCTCCTGACGATCAAGTCCGACGACGTCCCCGGCCGGGTGAAGGTCTACGAGGCCATCGTCAAGGGCGAGAACATCCCCGACTCGGGCATCCCCGAGTCCTTCAAGGTGCTCGTCAAGGAGATGCAGTCGCTCTGCCTCAACGTGGAGGTGCTGTCCCAGGACGGCTCCGCCATCGAGATGAAGGACGCCGAGGACGACGTGTTCCGCGCGGCCGAGGAGCTCGGCATCGACCTGTCCCGCCGCGAGCCCAGCTCCGTCGAAGAGGTGTGA
- a CDS encoding MCE family protein: MITQRTKMQLIAFAIITLLGVSYVGAKYARLDRLVIDDTYTVTAHYPASSGGIFAGAEVTYRGVGVGRVDALELTRDGVDVRLDIDKDQDRIPADSIALVGNRSAVGEQYVELQPQADSGPYLEEGAEISADRTEIPIATDTLLTNLSDMVSSVDNDDLRTTITELGVAFGGAGRDLQQIIDTGNAFIEAANDNFEITTTLLEDGNVVLSTQVDQQQQIRSLTRDLAVFSTSLRRSDRDLRAVIDNGSATANELRRFLEDNDVQLAELINNLVTTGEIVVKRLDGIEQLLVVYPYVVEGGFTVVAKGSEGAYNAHFGLVLQTQPPVCERGYDTRQRDPNTERGNAPMNMNARCAEPATESNPRGAQNVPRPPVASYDLETGKLAWGRTAAAEDAPASVAPRSLGEESWKWLYLQPLVGPRG; this comes from the coding sequence ATGATCACCCAGCGCACCAAGATGCAGCTGATCGCGTTCGCGATCATCACCCTGCTCGGCGTCTCCTACGTCGGCGCCAAGTACGCCCGCCTGGACCGCTTGGTCATCGACGACACCTACACCGTCACCGCGCACTACCCCGCCTCCTCCGGTGGGATCTTCGCGGGCGCCGAGGTCACCTACCGCGGCGTCGGCGTCGGGAGGGTCGACGCGTTGGAGCTGACCCGGGATGGCGTGGACGTCCGGCTCGACATCGACAAGGACCAGGACCGCATCCCCGCCGACAGCATCGCCCTGGTGGGCAACCGCTCCGCGGTCGGGGAGCAGTACGTCGAGCTGCAGCCCCAGGCCGACTCCGGCCCCTACCTGGAGGAGGGGGCGGAGATCTCCGCGGACCGCACCGAGATCCCGATCGCGACCGACACCCTGTTGACCAACCTCTCGGACATGGTGAGCTCGGTCGACAACGACGACCTGCGGACCACCATCACCGAGCTCGGCGTGGCCTTCGGCGGCGCCGGCCGCGACCTGCAGCAGATCATCGACACCGGGAACGCCTTCATCGAGGCGGCCAACGACAACTTCGAGATCACCACCACCCTGCTCGAGGACGGCAACGTGGTCCTCTCCACCCAGGTGGACCAGCAGCAGCAGATCCGCTCCCTCACCCGGGATCTGGCCGTCTTCTCCACCTCGCTGCGCCGCTCGGACCGCGACCTGCGCGCGGTGATCGACAACGGCAGCGCCACCGCCAACGAGCTGCGCCGCTTCCTGGAGGACAACGACGTCCAGCTGGCCGAGCTGATCAACAACCTGGTCACCACCGGCGAGATCGTGGTCAAGCGCCTGGACGGGATCGAGCAGCTGCTCGTCGTCTACCCCTACGTCGTCGAGGGCGGCTTCACCGTGGTGGCGAAGGGCTCCGAGGGCGCCTACAACGCTCACTTCGGGCTGGTGCTCCAGACCCAGCCCCCGGTGTGCGAGCGCGGCTACGACACCCGGCAGCGCGACCCCAACACCGAGCGCGGGAACGCGCCGATGAACATGAACGCTCGCTGCGCCGAGCCGGCCACCGAGTCCAACCCCCGCGGTGCGCAGAACGTCCCCCGGCCGCCGGTGGCGTCCTACGACCTCGAGACCGGGAAGCTCGCCTGGGGCCGCACCGCCGCCGCCGAGGACGCGCCCGCTAGCGTGGCCCCTCGGAGTCTGGGAGAGGAGTCCTGGAAGTGGCTGTACCTTCAGCCTCTGGTCGGCCCCCGGGGCTGA